A single window of Arvicanthis niloticus isolate mArvNil1 chromosome X, mArvNil1.pat.X, whole genome shotgun sequence DNA harbors:
- the LOC117694881 gene encoding diphosphoinositol polyphosphate phosphohydrolase 3-alpha isoform X2 has translation MKCKPNQTRTYDPEGFKKRAACLCFRSEREDEVLLVSSSRYPDRWIVPGGGMEPEEEPDGAAVREVYEEAGVKGKLGRLLGVFEQNQDRKHRTYVFVLTVTELLEDWEDSVSIGRKREWFKIEDAIKVLQCHKPVHAEYLEKLKLGGSPTNGNSAAPSPPQSEP, from the coding sequence ATGAAGTGCAAGCCGAACCAGACGCGGACCTACGACCCCGAGGGCTTCAAGAAGCGCGCCGCGTGCCTGTGCTTCCGCAGCGAGCGCGAGGACGAGGTCCTGCTGGTGAGCAGCAGCCGCTACCCCGACCGCTGGATCGTGCCGGGAGGGGGCATGGAGCCCGAGGAGGAGCCGGACGGCGCGGCGGTGCGCGAGGTGTACGAGGAGGCGGGAGTCAAGGGGAAGTTGGGCCGCTTGCTGGGCGTCTTCGAGCAGAACCAGGACCGCAAGCACCGGACCTACGTGTTCGTGCTCACCGTCACCGAGCTGCTGGAGGATTGGGAAGACTCGGTCAGCATCGGCAGGAAGCGCGAGTGGTTCAAGATCGAAGATGCCATCAAGGTCCTGCAGTGCCACAAGCCCGTGCACGCCGAGTACCTGGAGAAACTGAAGCTGGGCGGCTCCCCTACTAATGGGAACTCGGCCGCCCCGTCCCCGCCACAGAGCGAGCCCTAG
- the LOC117694881 gene encoding diphosphoinositol polyphosphate phosphohydrolase 3-alpha isoform X1, with product MKCKPNQTRTYDPEGFKKRAACLCFRSEREDEVLLVSSSRYPDRWIVPGGGMEPEEEPDGAAVREVYEEAGVKGKLGRLLGVFEQNQDRKHRTYVFVLTVTELLEDWEDSVSIGRKREWFKIEDAIKVLQCHKPVHAEYLEKLKLGGSPTNGNSAAPSPPQSEP from the coding sequence ATGAAGTGCAAGCCGAACCAGACGCGGACCTACGACCCCGAGGGCTTCAAGAAGCGCGCCGCGTGCCTGTGCTTCCGCAGCGAGCGCGAGGACGAGGTCCTGCTGGTGAGCAGCAGCCGCTACCCCGACCGCTGGATCGTGCCGGGAGGGGGCATGGAGCCCGAGGAGGAGCCGGACGGCGCGGCGGTGCGCGAGGTGTACGAGGAGGCGGGAGTCAAGGGGAAGTTGGGCCGCTTGCTGGGCGTCTTCGAGCAGAACCAGGACCGCAAGCACCGGACCTACGTGTTCGTGCTCACCGTCACCGAGCTGCTGGAGGATTGGGAAGACTCGGTCAGCATCGGCAGGAAGCGCGAGTGGTTCAAGATCGAAGATGCCATCAAGGTCCTGCAGTGCCACAAGCCCGTGCACGCCGAGTACCTGGAGAAACTGAAGCTGGGCGGCTCCCCTACTAATGGGAACTCGGCCGCCCCGTCCCCGCCACAGAGCGAGCCCTA